A window of the Alnus glutinosa chromosome 4, dhAlnGlut1.1, whole genome shotgun sequence genome harbors these coding sequences:
- the LOC133865417 gene encoding protein BYPASS1-LIKE yields the protein MPATDYQGSSAAFSIGRSIMSLRRDQVVQSMEATHEATSLEMELDGFQRQVTDRFAGLSSAGAEDLLSLGWVRKLLDAFLCSQEEFRVILFNHRALVLRPQTYRLVSEYLERSVKALDVCNAVRDGIEQIRQWQKLMEIVLCALDGHKTLGEGQFRRAKKALIDLAIAMLDEKDSSAAAIAHRNRSFGRSNNNGSSASRDHQHHHNQRSLGHFRSLSWSVSRSWSAARQLQAIANNLTAPKANELVATNGLSAAVFTMNSVLLFVMWALVAALPCQDRGLQVHFNVPRQLGWAGPVLSLYERILEESKRRDRRNACGLLREIHQMDRCSRVLNELADSVQFPLAEEKEGEVRQRVEELSRVCEALKEGLDPLERQVRDVFHRIVRSRTEGLDSLGGRYNNPE from the coding sequence ATGCCCGCTACGGACTATCAAGGTTCTTCAGCCGCATTCAGTATTGGGCGTTCGATCATGAGCCTCCGACGAGATCAGGTGGTGCAGTCGATGGAGGCGACGCACGAGGCCACGAGCTTGGAGATGGAGCTTGATGGATTCCAGAGGCAGGTCACGGACCGCTTCGCCGGTTTGTCGTCGGCAGGTGCCGAGGACTTGCTCTCCTTGGGCTGGGTGCGAAAGCTTCTGGACGCGTTTCTCTGTTCCCAGGAAGAATTTAGGGTTATTCTGTTCAATCACAGAGCTCTGGTCCTACGGCCCCAGACGTATCGGCTGGTGTCGGAGTACTTGGAGCGGAGCGTGAAGGCTCTCGACGTGTGCAACGCTGTGCGCGATGGGATCGAGCAGATCCGGCAATGGCAGAAGCTGATGGAGATTGTCCTCTGCGCTCTGGACGGCCACAAAACCCTCGGAGAGGGTCAGTTCCGGCGCGCCAAGAAGGCGCTCATCGACCTTGCCATCGCCATGCTCGACGAGAAGGACTCCAGCGCCGCCGCGATCGCCCACCGGAACCGCTCGTTCGGACGGAGCAACAACAACGGCTCCTCCGCGTCGAGAGATCACCAGCACCACCACAACCAGCGTTCGCTGGGGCACTTCCGCTCGCTCTCGTGGAGCGTGTCGCGGTCGTGGTCCGCGGCGCGCCAGCTCCAGGCGATCGCAAACAACCTGACGGCGCCGAAAGCGAACGAGCTAGTGGCCACCAACGGGCTCTCCGCCGCGGTCTTCACGATGAACTCGGTGCTGTTGTTCGTAATGTGGGCTCTGGTGGCGGCGCTTCCTTGCCAGGACCGTGGCTTGCAGGTCCACTTCAACGTGCCGAGGCAGTTGGGGTGGGCGGGGCCAGTGCTTTCGCTGTACGAGCGGATTCTCGAGGAGTCGAAGAGGCGGGACCGGAGGAACGCGTGCGGGCTGCTGAGGGAGATCCATCAAATGGATCGGTGCTCGAGGGTGCTGAACGAATTGGCCGATTCGGTTCAGTTCCCATTGGCGGAGGAAAAGGAAGGGGAGGTGAGGCAGAGAGTGGAGGAGCTCTCGCGGGTCTGCGAGGCTCTGAAGGAGGGATTGGACCCGCTGGAACGGCAAGTGAGAGACGTGTTCCATAGGATCGTGCGGAGCCGAACGGAGGGGCTCGATTCTTTGGGTGGAAGGTACAACAATCCTGAGTAG